Genomic DNA from Candidatus Schekmanbacteria bacterium:
ATTCAGACAATTTTTTCCCATAACCACAAGTCCCTGATGCAAGAATAACAGGATTTTTAAATCTTATGCCAGCCAGTTTTATTTGAAGGCATTTATCAACTAATTTTTTACTCTTTTTCGCAGCTACCACTTTATTTCACCACTATTGAAAACGGGACCATCAGTGCAAACCAATGTATGTTTTTTTGCCTCTTTATCCGCATCTTTCTTTTCCAAAATACATCCAAGACAAACTCCATAACCACATCCCATAACTGATTCTGCTGTCAACTGGCAGTTTATGTCATTCTTTAAAACAATTTTGTCCACTTCTTTTAGCATTGCTTGAGGGCCGCTTGCAAAAATAATTGTATCAGTTTTCTCTTCCTCTTTCAGTTTGTTTATTTCTTTGATTAAGATTTCTGTGATAAATCCCTTATAGCCTTCACTCCCATCTTCAGTCGAGACGATAATTTTGTCTATAATCTTGCCAAAGCTCTTTTTTAATGGAAGGTCAGAAGAGGATTTGCCTCCATAAAGTAAGGTAATGGTCCCTTTATTGCCGAAGTATTTCTTTCTAATTTGTTTTGACAAAAATAAAAATGGCGCTGCTCCTATACCTCCTGCTATGAGGATTATGTTCTTTTTATTTTCAGGCAATTTAAATTCATTTCCAAAAGGTCCAAGTATGTCAATGTGAGTTCCTTTTTTTAAAACCGATAAAGCAGATGTTCCTTTACCTACAATTTTATAGCAAATGTCCATTTTTTTCCCATCATAATC
This window encodes:
- a CDS encoding dihydroorotate dehydrogenase electron transfer subunit translates to MFNKIISNKKISTDIYILSLEYRRNQKAPQPGQFFMIAIPDHPELVLRRPFSVCDYDGKKMDICYKIVGKGTSALSVLKKGTHIDILGPFGNEFKLPENKKNIILIAGGIGAAPFLFLSKQIRKKYFGNKGTITLLYGGKSSSDLPLKKSFGKIIDKIIVSTEDGSEGYKGFITEILIKEINKLKEEEKTDTIIFASGPQAMLKEVDKIVLKNDINCQLTAESVMGCGYGVCLGCILEKKDADKEAKKHTLVCTDGPVFNSGEIKW